In Lycium ferocissimum isolate CSIRO_LF1 chromosome 11, AGI_CSIRO_Lferr_CH_V1, whole genome shotgun sequence, a single genomic region encodes these proteins:
- the LOC132038635 gene encoding uncharacterized protein LOC132038635 yields the protein MYDGSKTRVRTVGGDSEHFSVVMGLHQGSALSPFLFALVMDGLTRQIQGEVPWCMLFADDIVLIDETCSGVNAKLEGWRHTLESKRFKLSRTKIEYLECKFSEAPQEAGLEVRLGTQAIQKKSSFKYLGSIMQPSGEIDDDVTHRIGAGWMKWRLASGVLCDKKVPPQLKGKFYKVVVRPTMLYGEECWPVKISHVQKMKVAEMRMLRWMCGHTRSNRIRNEDIRDKVGVASVEDKMREVRLRWFGHVKRRDTDAPMRRCERLAMDGFRRGRGRPKKYWGEVIRHDMAQLQLTEDMTLDRRIWRTPIRVEG from the coding sequence atgtatgatggatcCAAAACCAGGGTAAGGACAGTAGGAGGAGACTCAGAGCACTTTTCAgttgtgatggggttgcatcaaggatcagctcttagtccgtttttatttgccttggtgatggatggattgacgcggcaaattcaaggtgaggtgccatggtgtatgctttttgcggatgacatagtcctgatcGACGAGACTTGTagcggagttaacgctaagctggaggGTTGGAGACATACTCTGGAGTCTAAAAGGTTTAAGCTGAGTAGGACTAAGATAGAGTActtagagtgcaagttcagtgaagCACCTCAAGAGGCTGGcttggaagtgaggcttggtacccaggccatccagaagaaaagtagtttcaagtatcttgggtctattatgcAACCCAGCggggagattgatgatgatgtcacacatcgtattggggcgggatggatgaaatggaggctcgcttccggagtgctatgtgacaagaaggtgccaccacaacttaagggcaagttctacaaagtggtggttagaccgactatgttgtatggggaggagtgttggccagttaagatctctcacgttcaaaagatgaaagttgccgagatgagaatgttgagatggatgtgtggccaCACCAGGAGTAacaggattaggaatgaggatattcgggacaaggtgggagtggcctctgtggaagacaagatgcgggaagtgagattgagatggtttgggcatgtgaagagaagagacacagatgccccaatgcggaggtgtgagaggttggccatggatggtttcagacGAGGAAGGGGTAGGCCGAAAAAATATTGGGGAGAGGTAATTAGACACGACATGGCGCAGttacagcttaccgaggacatgaccttagataggaggatTTGGAGGACCCCGATtcgggtagaaggctag